A window from Setaria italica strain Yugu1 chromosome VIII, Setaria_italica_v2.0, whole genome shotgun sequence encodes these proteins:
- the LOC101753897 gene encoding BTB/POZ and MATH domain-containing protein 2: MPPSTKPPAAPFLPAGAVLPAPRSESEATGGKTLLMDTESYSDAKKLPNSRCIRSPKLDAGGRSAGVKRLEPSSKAAAAPVSGLHADIAGLLVAKEGKDVDFEVGGKMFAAHRCVLAARSSVFKADLFGPAIEEDTTYIRIDDIIPEAFDALLHFIYTDSLPEMNLHAVELMAQHLLVAAQRYDLKDLKSIMENRLCSQVDVTTALCSLVLAEQHKCSMLKKKCLDFIASGENARKVMESNGAEDLVKTCPSVVRDLIIKVLNASRSQLGFTKIIFYVAVSIGILNLNSVCFLKLISVVLMVLLVFVRYHA; encoded by the coding sequence ATGCCGCCTTCGACGaagccgccggccgcgcccttcctgcccgccggcgccgtcctgcCAGCGCCACGCTCTGAATCGGAGGCCACAGGCGGCAAGACGCTCCTGATGGACACCGAGAGCTACTCAGATGCCAAGAAGCTCCCCAACAGCAGATGCATCAGGTCCCCCAAGCTTGACGCCGGCGGCCGCTCCGCTGGGGTGAAGCGCCTGGAACCATCTTCCAAGGCGGCCGCGGCACCAGTGTCGGGCCTGCATGCGGACATCGCCGGGCTCCTCGTGGCAAAAGAGGGGAAGGACGTGGATTTCGAGGTTGGCGGCAAGATGTTCGCCGCGCATAGGTGTGTTCTCGCTGCCCGATCGTCAGTCTTCAAGGCTGATTTGTTCGGCCCGGCAATCGAGGAAGACACTACTTACATACGCATTGATGACATCATCCCAGAAGCATTTGACGCCCTGCTGCACTTCATATACACGGACTCACTGCCAGAGATGAATCTGCACGCAGTAGAATTGATGGCGCAGCATCTGCTAGTGGCGGCGCAACGGTATGATCTGAAGGATCTGAAATCAATCATGGAGAACAGACTGTGCAGTCAAGTTGACGTGACCACAGCGCTGTGTTCGCTGGTGTTGGCAGAGCAGCACAAGTGCTCCATGCTAAAGAAGAAATGTCTCGATTTCATTGCTTCAGGTGAGAATGCAAGGAAGGTCATGGAGAGCAACGGTGCGGAGGATCTAGTGAAGACTTGCCCCTCAGTTGTCCGGGATCTCATCATCAAGGTTTTGAATGCATCACGCAGCCAGCTTGGCTTCACAAAGATCATATTTTACGTTGCTGTTTCTATTGGCATCCTGAATCTCAATTCCGTTTGTTTTCTTAAGCTTATCTCGGTCGTCCTAATGGTCCTACTAGTGTTTGTTCGTTATCACGCTTAG